From the genome of Segatella hominis, one region includes:
- a CDS encoding heavy metal translocating P-type ATPase produces MKSKLFLIGATIILLIIAVFIEKNYDLATWQLLLVYLIPYLLIGHETLGEAAEGIAKGDMFNENFLMAIATIGALCIGFFPGSDTEFPEAVFVMLFFQVGELFEGYAEGKSRDSISHMMNIRPDVANVERNGKVEAVSPEDVKIGETIVIRPGEKVPLDGVVIEGNSALNTIALTGESMPRDLNEGDTIMSGCINLSGVVRVRTTKSFGESTVSKIISLVESADKNKSKSEAFITRFARVYTPIVVFAAIALAVIPPFLAATGIVGEGTFGENFPLWLNRALIFLVVSCPCALVISVPLTFFGGIGGASRNGILIKGSNYMDALAKVGTVVFDKTGTLTHGEFAVAAVHADASCPDHPSHDADNVHTGEYSDKEKILLHLAAHAEHFTTHPIGAALRTAFPQEATDGCEVTDVEEIAGQGIRAQVNGKVVCVGNKKMMESIGAQWHDCNQVGTIIHVAIDGKYAGHIVINDTLKEGSAHAIRELKELGVEKTVMLTGDRREVGEDVAHKLGLDECRAELLPTDKVSHVEQLLKTKTAGKTLAYVGDGINDAPVLKRADVGIAMGGLGSDAAIEAADVVLMDDDPRKIALAVKIARRTIHIAHENVVFAIGVKVAVLILATIGLGTMWMAVFADVGVTVLAVLNAMRSLGKNRLFYR; encoded by the coding sequence TTGAAATCCAAGCTCTTTCTGATAGGAGCTACCATCATCCTCCTGATCATCGCTGTTTTCATCGAAAAGAATTACGACCTGGCTACCTGGCAGTTGCTCCTCGTCTATCTCATTCCTTATTTATTAATAGGACATGAGACGCTGGGCGAAGCTGCAGAAGGCATTGCCAAGGGCGATATGTTTAACGAAAACTTCCTGATGGCTATCGCTACCATCGGAGCCCTTTGCATCGGATTTTTCCCTGGATCAGACACAGAATTTCCAGAGGCAGTCTTTGTGATGCTCTTCTTTCAGGTGGGCGAACTCTTCGAAGGATATGCGGAAGGAAAGAGCCGTGACAGTATTTCACATATGATGAATATCCGACCAGACGTGGCGAATGTTGAAAGAAATGGAAAGGTAGAGGCCGTTTCGCCTGAAGATGTAAAGATTGGAGAAACGATTGTAATCCGTCCGGGTGAGAAAGTGCCGCTGGATGGTGTTGTCATTGAGGGCAATTCTGCCTTGAATACAATTGCCCTGACGGGAGAGAGTATGCCACGGGATTTGAACGAAGGCGATACTATCATGTCCGGTTGCATCAACCTTTCAGGAGTGGTTCGTGTACGCACCACCAAGAGTTTTGGCGAAAGTACCGTATCCAAGATTATCTCTCTGGTAGAGAGTGCAGACAAGAACAAGTCGAAGAGCGAGGCCTTCATCACCCGTTTCGCCCGAGTCTATACTCCTATCGTTGTTTTCGCAGCCATTGCCCTGGCGGTTATTCCTCCATTCCTGGCAGCAACAGGAATCGTAGGTGAAGGAACCTTTGGCGAGAACTTCCCATTATGGCTCAACCGCGCCTTGATATTCCTAGTAGTTTCCTGTCCTTGCGCCCTGGTCATCAGCGTGCCCCTCACCTTCTTTGGCGGCATCGGCGGAGCATCCCGGAACGGTATTCTCATCAAGGGCAGCAACTATATGGATGCTTTAGCCAAGGTGGGAACCGTTGTGTTCGACAAGACCGGAACTCTAACCCACGGAGAGTTTGCCGTGGCAGCTGTTCATGCAGATGCTTCCTGCCCAGACCATCCATCCCATGATGCAGATAACGTGCATACTGGCGAATATTCTGACAAGGAGAAGATTCTGCTGCATCTGGCGGCTCATGCTGAACATTTCACTACCCACCCTATCGGCGCAGCCCTGCGTACTGCCTTCCCGCAAGAAGCAACGGATGGCTGCGAGGTGACCGATGTAGAGGAAATTGCAGGACAAGGTATCCGTGCCCAAGTGAACGGAAAGGTGGTTTGCGTGGGCAACAAGAAGATGATGGAAAGCATCGGTGCCCAATGGCACGACTGCAACCAGGTTGGAACCATCATCCACGTCGCCATTGATGGCAAGTACGCAGGACATATTGTGATCAACGACACCCTTAAGGAAGGAAGCGCCCATGCCATCAGAGAGCTGAAAGAACTGGGAGTAGAGAAAACGGTAATGCTGACGGGCGACCGCAGAGAAGTGGGAGAAGATGTTGCCCACAAACTGGGACTGGACGAGTGCCGCGCAGAACTGCTGCCAACCGATAAGGTTTCGCATGTAGAACAACTGCTGAAGACAAAAACAGCAGGCAAGACGCTCGCTTATGTAGGCGATGGCATCAACGATGCCCCTGTATTGAAGCGTGCCGATGTGGGCATTGCCATGGGTGGACTGGGTAGCGATGCAGCCATCGAAGCTGCCGATGTAGTACTGATGGATGATGACCCTAGAAAGATTGCCCTTGCCGTAAAGATAGCCAGAAGAACCATTCATATCGCTCACGAGAACGTGGTGTTTGCCATCGGAGTAAAGGTTGCCGTACTGATTCTCGCCACCATTGGTCTCGGCACCATGTGGATGGCTGTCTTTGCCGATGTAGGTGTTACGGTACTGGCTGTATTGAACGCCATGAGAAGTTTGGGTAAAAATCGTCTTTTTTATCGTTAA
- the aat gene encoding leucyl/phenylalanyl-tRNA--protein transferase: MIFQIDDTADEIYFPDPHLGESDGCFAVGGDLSIDRLLLAYSNGIFPWYSFRDQEEPLWFCPMKRFVIFPDEIHVSHSMRTLMNKDRYSVGINEAFDQVIMECAKSNHRNEEDGAWLGMDIIQAYTNLHEQGFAASVEVWDKETDELVGGLYGVTIGKVFIGESMFSKVPSASKLALIFLARFMKEHRGRMIDCQLETPHLKSMGGRYISYEEYMEIMNDD; the protein is encoded by the coding sequence ATGATATTTCAGATAGACGATACTGCTGATGAGATTTACTTCCCTGATCCCCATCTTGGCGAATCAGACGGATGCTTTGCTGTGGGCGGTGATTTGAGTATAGACCGCCTGCTGTTAGCTTATAGCAATGGCATTTTCCCCTGGTACAGTTTTAGAGACCAGGAGGAGCCATTATGGTTTTGTCCGATGAAGAGATTTGTCATCTTTCCTGATGAAATCCATGTGAGCCATTCGATGCGGACGCTCATGAATAAGGACAGGTATTCGGTGGGCATCAATGAGGCTTTCGATCAGGTAATCATGGAATGCGCTAAAAGCAATCATCGCAACGAGGAGGATGGCGCCTGGTTGGGCATGGACATCATACAGGCTTATACTAATCTCCACGAACAGGGGTTTGCCGCAAGCGTAGAGGTTTGGGACAAGGAGACTGATGAACTGGTAGGTGGTCTTTATGGAGTAACCATCGGAAAGGTCTTCATTGGTGAGAGTATGTTCTCAAAGGTTCCGTCAGCCTCTAAACTTGCCCTCATCTTCTTAGCTCGCTTTATGAAAGAACATAGAGGAAGGATGATAGATTGCCAGCTGGAAACTCCGCATCTCAAGTCGATGGGTGGCAGATATATTTCCTACGAGGAATATATGGAAATCATGAATGATGATTAG
- a CDS encoding RNA polymerase sigma factor, which translates to MTINDNDIIETLNTSRETGFRMLLSKYQEPVYWHIRRLVVSHDDAQDATQETFVRMFRSLEQFRGDSSLRTWLYRIATNEALRLIGKRRQETVSLDSVTTGMEIIAADNYVDYADKVAVKLQKAILTLPPKQQLAFNLRYYDELGFDEIAKIADSTAASVKASYHVAKEKIIKYMNSND; encoded by the coding sequence ATGACGATAAATGATAATGATATAATAGAAACACTGAACACAAGCCGGGAGACAGGCTTCAGGATGCTGCTGAGCAAGTATCAGGAGCCTGTCTACTGGCACATCCGTCGACTGGTGGTGTCGCACGATGATGCCCAGGATGCCACGCAAGAGACTTTTGTAAGGATGTTCCGGTCGCTCGAACAGTTTCGTGGCGACAGCTCATTGCGCACATGGCTATACCGCATTGCCACCAACGAAGCGTTGCGGCTCATCGGTAAGCGCCGTCAGGAGACGGTATCGCTCGATTCGGTTACTACAGGCATGGAAATCATTGCTGCCGACAACTACGTTGACTATGCCGACAAGGTTGCGGTGAAGCTGCAAAAGGCGATTCTAACACTTCCCCCCAAGCAGCAGTTGGCTTTCAACCTGCGCTACTATGACGAACTCGGGTTTGACGAGATAGCCAAGATAGCCGACTCTACAGCCGCAAGTGTCAAGGCAAGCTATCATGTTGCTAAAGAGAAAATAATCAAGTATATGAACTCAAACGATTAA
- a CDS encoding ATP-dependent Clp protease adaptor ClpS has product MAQEQTAIRERQKTRLKEPRRYVVMMFNDDFTPMDFVVDILQSIFFKSAEEAETIMLKVHHEEKAVVGTYSYDIAKSKVEKAMERSRSQKYPLKLTYMPE; this is encoded by the coding sequence ATGGCTCAAGAACAAACAGCAATTCGAGAACGTCAGAAGACCCGATTAAAGGAACCAAGACGTTATGTGGTGATGATGTTTAATGACGACTTCACACCGATGGATTTTGTGGTGGACATCCTTCAGTCCATCTTCTTCAAGTCGGCTGAAGAGGCAGAAACAATCATGCTCAAGGTACATCATGAAGAAAAAGCCGTGGTGGGAACTTATAGCTATGATATTGCCAAGAGCAAGGTGGAGAAAGCCATGGAGCGGTCTCGCTCACAAAAGTATCCGCTGAAGCTTACTTACATGCCAGAATAA
- a CDS encoding calcium-translocating P-type ATPase, PMCA-type — translation MDIDKNKRIGLTDEQVKQSREQHGKNVLTPPQRTSLWKLYLDKYRDPIIQILLVAAFVSLILAFIEKNFMETIGIFVAVFLATTVGFYFERDAAKKFNLLTALSEEQPVKVRRNGKVMEIPRHDVVVGDVVLVEVGDEVPADGELIVCNDLQINESALTGEPVAEKSLEGGGDGAYPRNVILRSTMVMNGRGEFVVTAVGDATEIGKVAKKSTEQTSVETPLHMQLDKLAKMISKVGSVVSVAAFFIFLIHDILTNPVWGGKDYFYMAEIVLKYFMMAVTLIVMAVPEGLPMAITLSLALNMRRMLKSNNLVRKLHACETMGAVTVICTDKTGTLTQNKMQVSALELKQGDEALLDTAIALNSTAELNDGKPIGNPTESALLLWLDAQGKDYEELRKQVNVLKQLPFSTERKMMATLAEVDGETYLFVKGAPEIVMKKCIIEDRMLRQSAEELDEWQHKAMRTLAFAYKKIEASIMRTSRTSTAEVVALLDANDLQLQAIAAIADPIRPDVPAAVQECRHAGIEVKVVTGDTAATALEIGKQIGVFEDEPENIGADGSLTSLDQQMITGEQWEALSDEEAYERAKDIRVMSRARPTDKQRLVTMLQKRGEVVAVTGDGTNDAPALHYAHVGLSLGSGTSVAKEASDMTLLDDSFKSIANAVMWGRSLYRNLQRFLFFQLVVNVAALLLVLGGSVIGTEMPLTVTQILWVNLIMDTFAALALASLPPSHEVMKDKPRKASDFIINKSIGFGILFCGIVFFLVMFALLVYCERRGKGGVDVHELTMFFTTFVMIQFWNLFNAKALMSHHTAFRHFLKDKGMILVLVLVLVGQWIIVTFGGEMFRTTPLSLHEWLLIIGSTSVVLWVGELWRAFKRMIAKRR, via the coding sequence ATGGACATAGACAAAAATAAAAGAATCGGTCTTACCGATGAACAAGTTAAACAGAGTAGGGAACAGCATGGCAAGAACGTGCTTACCCCTCCTCAACGTACTTCATTATGGAAACTGTATTTGGATAAATATCGCGACCCGATTATCCAGATACTTCTTGTGGCGGCTTTCGTATCCCTCATCCTTGCTTTTATCGAAAAGAATTTCATGGAGACCATCGGTATCTTCGTGGCAGTTTTCCTTGCTACTACCGTGGGCTTCTACTTTGAGCGCGATGCTGCCAAGAAGTTTAATCTGCTCACGGCGCTCAGCGAAGAGCAGCCGGTTAAGGTGCGCCGCAATGGTAAGGTGATGGAGATTCCGCGCCACGATGTGGTGGTAGGAGATGTAGTGCTCGTGGAAGTGGGCGACGAGGTGCCTGCCGATGGAGAACTCATCGTCTGCAACGACCTGCAGATTAACGAATCTGCCCTTACGGGCGAACCTGTTGCCGAGAAATCTCTGGAAGGCGGTGGCGATGGAGCCTATCCTCGCAACGTCATCCTCCGTTCTACCATGGTGATGAATGGCAGGGGCGAGTTCGTAGTTACAGCCGTGGGCGATGCTACCGAGATTGGTAAGGTGGCGAAGAAATCTACCGAGCAGACTTCGGTGGAGACACCGCTTCACATGCAGCTCGACAAGTTGGCTAAGATGATTTCCAAGGTAGGCTCTGTAGTATCTGTGGCAGCCTTCTTCATCTTCCTGATTCACGATATCCTCACCAATCCGGTATGGGGCGGAAAGGATTATTTCTATATGGCAGAAATCGTGCTGAAATACTTCATGATGGCTGTTACCCTGATTGTGATGGCGGTGCCGGAGGGATTGCCGATGGCGATTACCCTTTCTCTGGCGCTCAACATGCGAAGGATGCTGAAGTCGAACAATCTGGTGCGCAAGCTCCATGCCTGCGAAACCATGGGTGCCGTTACCGTGATCTGTACCGATAAAACCGGTACGCTTACCCAGAACAAAATGCAGGTGAGTGCCCTGGAACTCAAGCAAGGCGATGAGGCGCTGCTTGATACTGCCATTGCCCTCAACTCTACAGCCGAGTTGAATGACGGCAAACCTATCGGAAACCCTACCGAGTCGGCTCTCCTGCTCTGGCTCGATGCCCAGGGCAAGGATTATGAAGAACTCCGCAAGCAGGTGAATGTGCTCAAGCAGTTGCCTTTCTCTACTGAGAGAAAGATGATGGCAACCTTGGCAGAAGTTGATGGCGAGACCTATCTCTTCGTGAAGGGTGCGCCTGAAATCGTGATGAAGAAATGCATCATCGAAGATAGAATGCTGAGACAGTCAGCCGAAGAACTCGATGAGTGGCAGCATAAGGCGATGAGAACCCTGGCGTTCGCCTATAAGAAGATAGAAGCTTCTATCATGAGAACTTCCAGAACCTCTACTGCCGAAGTGGTAGCGCTTCTCGATGCCAACGATCTTCAGTTGCAGGCCATTGCAGCCATTGCCGATCCTATCCGTCCGGATGTTCCTGCCGCCGTGCAGGAGTGCCGCCATGCGGGTATCGAGGTGAAGGTGGTTACGGGTGATACGGCTGCCACCGCCTTGGAGATAGGTAAGCAGATAGGTGTCTTCGAAGATGAGCCTGAGAATATCGGAGCAGATGGCTCTCTGACCTCGCTCGACCAGCAGATGATTACGGGCGAACAGTGGGAGGCTCTTTCTGACGAAGAGGCTTACGAACGGGCAAAGGATATCCGAGTGATGAGCCGTGCCCGTCCTACCGATAAGCAGCGACTGGTGACGATGCTCCAGAAGCGTGGCGAGGTGGTTGCCGTAACAGGCGACGGTACCAACGATGCTCCGGCGCTTCACTATGCTCACGTGGGCTTGTCGCTGGGTTCGGGAACTTCCGTGGCTAAGGAGGCTTCGGATATGACCCTGCTTGATGATTCCTTCAAGTCTATCGCCAACGCCGTGATGTGGGGACGCTCGCTCTATCGCAACCTGCAGCGCTTCCTCTTCTTCCAGTTGGTAGTAAACGTGGCAGCCCTCCTGCTGGTGCTTGGCGGCTCAGTTATCGGAACTGAAATGCCGTTGACGGTAACCCAGATTCTTTGGGTGAACCTTATCATGGATACCTTCGCAGCCTTGGCACTTGCCTCATTGCCTCCATCTCATGAGGTGATGAAGGATAAGCCACGCAAGGCATCCGATTTCATCATCAACAAGAGCATCGGTTTCGGTATCCTGTTCTGCGGCATCGTCTTCTTCCTCGTGATGTTTGCCCTGCTGGTTTACTGCGAGCGCAGAGGCAAGGGTGGAGTAGATGTGCATGAACTGACCATGTTCTTCACCACCTTCGTGATGATCCAGTTCTGGAACCTCTTCAATGCCAAGGCACTGATGAGCCATCATACTGCTTTCCGCCATTTCCTGAAGGATAAGGGAATGATTCTGGTGCTTGTACTGGTATTGGTGGGTCAGTGGATCATCGTAACCTTTGGTGGCGAAATGTTCCGCACCACACCATTGTCGCTCCACGAGTGGCTGCTCATCATCGGTTCCACCTCTGTTGTGCTCTGGGTGGGCGAGCTGTGGAGAGCATTCAAGAGAATGATAGCTAAGAGAAGATAG
- the pafA gene encoding alkaline phosphatase PafA, protein MNKIIKLIFVLCCFCGIAQAQPQRPKLVVGIVIDQMRWDYLYRYYARYGEGGFKRMLGEGFSVENCKIPYIPSVTAIGHSSIWTGSVPSIHGIAGNNFVKDGKVVYCTADDTVNPVGSDSKAGKMSPRNLWVTTIGDELRLATNNRSKVIGVALKDRASILPAGHHANGAFWFDDKSGKFITSTFYMDKLPEWVNKFNKQKLPNKYLSKKWETLYPIDSYKESTSDDNNYENGIVEGEKAVLPLDLPTLYKKHGYKILRSTPFGCNLTFDIAKAAIEGENLGRNTDTDLLTISCSSTDYIGHQVGVNAIETEDCYLRLDKALADFFTYLDQTVGKGNYLTFLTADHGGVNNATFLQDQRIPAGIWNKKGLVDELNKSLKTKFNTDKDLVKTIMNYQVFFNTDIIEELGLDYAAIKQVVVDRLKKDKDVHYAFDMEKTSIESIPAELKFRAINGYNRERSGSVQIVLKPGHYDYYSSKGTTHGAWNPYDIHIPCLFMGWGIQHGESAQPHYMTDIAATVCAMLHIQAPNGCIGTPIF, encoded by the coding sequence ATGAATAAGATTATCAAACTCATCTTCGTGCTCTGCTGCTTCTGCGGCATTGCACAGGCTCAGCCTCAACGCCCTAAGCTCGTTGTAGGCATCGTTATCGACCAGATGCGATGGGATTATCTCTATCGCTACTACGCCCGCTACGGCGAAGGCGGATTTAAGAGAATGCTCGGAGAAGGATTCAGCGTAGAAAATTGCAAGATTCCTTATATCCCTTCGGTTACAGCCATCGGTCACTCTTCTATCTGGACCGGTTCCGTTCCTTCCATCCACGGAATTGCAGGAAACAACTTCGTGAAAGATGGAAAAGTAGTGTATTGTACTGCCGACGATACCGTCAACCCGGTAGGTTCTGACAGCAAGGCTGGCAAGATGTCGCCTCGCAATCTGTGGGTAACCACCATCGGTGATGAACTCCGTCTGGCTACCAACAACCGCTCTAAGGTGATTGGTGTAGCCTTGAAAGACAGAGCATCCATCCTCCCTGCGGGCCATCACGCCAATGGCGCTTTCTGGTTTGATGACAAGTCGGGCAAGTTCATCACCAGTACTTTCTATATGGATAAGTTGCCTGAGTGGGTGAACAAGTTCAACAAGCAGAAACTCCCTAACAAGTATCTTTCCAAGAAATGGGAGACGCTCTACCCTATCGATTCCTACAAGGAGAGCACCAGCGATGACAACAACTACGAGAATGGAATTGTTGAAGGCGAGAAGGCGGTATTGCCACTCGACCTGCCTACCTTATATAAAAAGCATGGTTACAAGATTCTCCGCAGTACCCCATTCGGCTGCAACCTGACTTTCGATATTGCCAAGGCTGCCATCGAGGGCGAGAACCTGGGTAGAAACACAGATACTGATTTGCTGACCATCAGCTGCTCCAGCACCGACTACATCGGACATCAGGTGGGCGTGAACGCCATCGAAACAGAAGATTGCTATCTCAGATTAGATAAGGCATTGGCAGATTTCTTCACTTATCTCGACCAGACCGTAGGCAAGGGAAATTATCTCACCTTCCTCACCGCCGACCACGGAGGTGTGAACAACGCTACCTTCCTGCAAGACCAGCGAATCCCTGCCGGCATCTGGAACAAGAAGGGACTGGTAGATGAATTGAATAAGAGTCTGAAGACAAAGTTCAACACCGACAAGGACCTAGTAAAGACCATTATGAACTATCAGGTATTCTTCAATACAGACATCATCGAAGAACTCGGTCTGGATTACGCAGCCATCAAGCAGGTGGTAGTAGACAGACTGAAGAAGGACAAGGACGTGCACTATGCCTTCGACATGGAGAAGACCTCTATCGAGAGCATTCCTGCAGAACTGAAGTTCCGTGCCATCAACGGCTACAACCGTGAGCGCAGCGGAAGTGTCCAGATTGTCTTGAAGCCTGGTCACTACGATTATTACAGCAGCAAGGGAACTACCCACGGAGCATGGAATCCATACGACATCCATATTCCTTGCCTGTTTATGGGTTGGGGCATCCAGCACGGCGAGAGTGCCCAGCCTCACTATATGACAGATATTGCCGCTACCGTATGTGCGATGCTGCATATTCAGGCACCTAACGGCTGCATAGGCACACCGATATTCTAA
- a CDS encoding AAA family ATPase produces the protein MSALMDDALKQARFFDHEFIMPEHLLLALLRQFSFCQALQEEDVDCMKMHEDLVNWLAKQERVPSSIKYLPEPSSLFKTMFGTACALAVTADRKLVHVTHFVQAMLGLQNSEAAFLLGKAIGDRQGEFLASVDSFYPLEGDASDTGIMSDEMDDEYDDDYDEEGRNMPDDWHQLVTCISRKVDEHNPLIGREQELDRTIQVLCRAEKNNPLHIGEPGVGKTALVYGLAKLINEDKVPDRLKGARIYSMDIGQMLAGAQYRGDFEKRIKLVMAGAANEGNVIIYIDEIHNIIGAGRGSDGSLDASNMLKQYLEAGDIRFIGSTTYEEYNRYMSKSKSITRRFQQIDIKEPSEEETIKILEGLQYKYNKYHGVTYRKDALEYAVRASAKYISNRCLPDKAIDLIDEAGAYLEVHPVEYRQRSYVTKAIIQQILTKVCKIDAAAIKDENNDSLATLRQRILDKIYGQDKAVDKVVEAVMMSKAGLVDDDKPLASLLFVGPTGVGKTEVAKQLAKELGIELVRLDMSEYTEKHTVAKLIGSPAGYVGYEDGGLLTDAIRKTPNCVLLLDEIEKAHSDIYNILLQVMDYARLTDNKGQKADFRNVILIMTSNAGAQYASQANVGFNSNVSRGEAMLTQVKKTFKPEFINRLSDTVVFNDMDKHMAELILAKKLRQLDAKLATKGVSITLTDAAREKILEWGFTKEYGAREMDRVIGNRLKPILMKALLFGKLKKGGQGIVDFDGKELIIKDVRPSKK, from the coding sequence ATGAGTGCCTTGATGGATGATGCTCTCAAGCAAGCGCGATTCTTCGACCATGAGTTTATCATGCCGGAGCACTTGCTCTTGGCACTCTTGCGACAGTTCTCTTTCTGTCAGGCTCTTCAGGAGGAAGACGTGGACTGTATGAAAATGCATGAGGATTTGGTAAATTGGCTTGCCAAGCAGGAGCGGGTCCCTTCATCAATAAAATATTTGCCAGAACCTTCATCTCTTTTCAAGACGATGTTTGGTACAGCTTGTGCCCTGGCGGTGACTGCAGATAGAAAACTGGTTCACGTGACTCATTTCGTGCAGGCGATGTTAGGGCTGCAAAATTCAGAGGCAGCATTCCTGTTGGGAAAGGCTATTGGCGACAGACAGGGAGAATTCCTTGCCAGCGTAGATAGCTTTTACCCTCTTGAGGGTGATGCTTCTGATACAGGCATCATGTCAGATGAAATGGACGATGAGTATGATGATGATTATGACGAAGAAGGGCGTAATATGCCGGATGACTGGCACCAGCTTGTAACTTGTATCTCCAGAAAGGTGGATGAACATAATCCGCTCATCGGAAGAGAGCAGGAACTGGATCGTACCATCCAGGTGCTTTGCCGTGCAGAGAAGAATAATCCTTTGCATATTGGTGAACCGGGAGTAGGAAAGACGGCTTTGGTCTATGGGCTTGCCAAACTTATCAATGAAGATAAGGTGCCTGATCGTCTGAAAGGTGCCCGCATCTACAGCATGGACATCGGACAGATGTTGGCTGGTGCCCAATATCGTGGTGATTTTGAGAAACGCATCAAGCTGGTCATGGCTGGTGCTGCCAATGAAGGTAATGTCATCATCTATATTGATGAGATTCATAATATCATTGGTGCCGGACGTGGTTCTGACGGCAGTCTGGATGCTTCCAATATGCTCAAGCAGTATCTGGAGGCTGGTGACATCCGCTTTATCGGCTCTACTACTTACGAGGAGTACAACCGCTATATGTCTAAGAGCAAGAGTATTACCCGCAGATTCCAGCAGATAGACATCAAGGAACCTTCTGAGGAGGAGACTATCAAGATATTGGAGGGATTGCAATATAAGTATAATAAGTATCATGGCGTGACTTACCGCAAGGATGCATTAGAGTATGCTGTGCGTGCCAGTGCCAAATACATCAGCAACCGCTGTCTGCCTGATAAGGCCATCGACCTCATCGACGAGGCGGGTGCTTATCTGGAGGTGCATCCTGTGGAATATCGCCAGCGTTCTTACGTAACCAAGGCAATTATCCAGCAGATTCTTACCAAGGTTTGCAAGATTGATGCGGCTGCCATCAAGGATGAAAACAATGATTCCCTGGCTACGCTCCGCCAGCGCATACTCGACAAAATCTATGGTCAGGATAAGGCTGTAGATAAAGTGGTTGAGGCTGTGATGATGTCCAAGGCAGGACTGGTGGATGATGACAAACCATTGGCTTCGCTGCTCTTCGTGGGTCCTACGGGTGTAGGTAAAACCGAGGTGGCAAAGCAGTTGGCTAAAGAACTCGGCATCGAGTTGGTGCGCTTGGATATGAGTGAATACACCGAGAAGCATACCGTGGCAAAACTCATCGGTTCGCCAGCCGGATACGTGGGTTATGAAGATGGTGGTCTCTTGACTGATGCTATCCGCAAGACGCCAAACTGCGTGCTCCTGCTCGATGAGATAGAGAAAGCGCATAGCGACATCTACAACATCCTGCTTCAGGTGATGGATTATGCCCGTCTGACTGATAACAAGGGTCAGAAGGCTGATTTCCGTAACGTGATTCTCATCATGACCTCAAATGCCGGAGCTCAGTATGCTTCACAGGCAAATGTAGGTTTCAACAGTAATGTTTCCCGTGGCGAGGCGATGCTTACACAGGTGAAGAAAACCTTCAAACCAGAGTTCATCAACCGACTTTCCGACACCGTGGTATTCAACGATATGGATAAGCACATGGCAGAACTGATTCTTGCCAAGAAGCTTCGTCAGCTCGATGCAAAATTGGCGACAAAGGGCGTCTCTATAACGCTTACTGATGCAGCACGCGAGAAGATTCTGGAGTGGGGCTTCACCAAGGAGTATGGAGCCCGCGAGATGGATCGTGTCATCGGCAACCGCCTGAAGCCTATCCTGATGAAAGCGCTGCTTTTCGGTAAGTTGAAGAAGGGCGGTCAGGGTATCGTTGACTTTGACGGCAAGGAACTCATCATCAAGGATGTTCGTCCTTCAAAAAAATAA